One Amaranthus tricolor cultivar Red isolate AtriRed21 chromosome 10, ASM2621246v1, whole genome shotgun sequence genomic window carries:
- the LOC130824815 gene encoding uncharacterized protein LOC130824815 translates to MVRKGKPFKRSGKKESFKGKKKKNFSLKSSAAKSTKDKKVTSSKSDSECFYCKKKGHWKRDCLKFKEDKKNGTVVLHHGQRINWRLEKGEVELRVDNGERMYVVSVGTLCLSLPSGLVLELEYCYHVPRVTKNIISISALDAKGFEIRIKNNNCSFYFDNVFYGKAYSENGLYVLSLDKQIYNIDDTAKRAKTIESNQTYLWHCCLG, encoded by the exons ATGGTGAGGAAGGGGAAGCCATTTAAGCGCTCGGGCAAGAAGGAAAGCTTTAAagggaaaaagaagaagaattttTCGCTTAAGTCAAGTGCTGCTAAGAGTACCAAGGACAAGAAGGTAACCTCTTCGAAATCCGATTCCGAATGTTTCTATTGCAAGAAGAAGGGACATTGGAAACGGGATTGCCTCAAATTCAAGGAAGATAAGAAGAACGGCACCGTTGTTCTTCATcac GGACAAAGGATAAATTGGAGGCTAGAGAAGGGCGAGGTCGAGCTTCGGGTCGACAATGGAGAAAGGATGTATGTCGTATCCGTTGGAACTCTCTGTTTGTCTTTGCCCTCTGGGCTTGTTTTAGAGCTTGAATATTGTTATCATGTTCCTAGAGTTACCAAAAACATTATTTCAATTTCGGCGTTGGACGCCAAGGGCTTTGAAATTCGAATCAAGAACAATAATTGTTCATTTTATTTCGATAATGTTTTTTATGGTAAGGCATATTCAGAAAATGGTCTTTATGTGCTTTCTCTAGACAAACAAATTTATAACATTGATGATACCGCCAAAAGAGCTAAGACCATTGAGTCGAATCAAACCTACTTGTGGCATTGTTGTCTTGGCTAA